CAAACAGGTAATTTGCTCATTGCCCCGCCGCGCCCCAGGAGGAAGAAGTTACCCTTCGGTGTGCGGTACAGGTCTTCAATGAGGTAGTGAAAATCACTGTTACTGTAACCGTTCCAATACTCATGGATTAACTCTGCCATTGCTTTGACATAAACTTTGCGATTAATAGCTTTCTTTTTCATCGATAAAACCTCCTTATCTATATGTTATTATAGATATTCTATAATACTGTGTAGTATACTGTCAATAGTTTTATGAATAATATCTTTACATTATTATAGAAATAGTTTTATAATATATAGAAATAGCAAGAGGGTGATCAAGTGTCGTTTTCATATAATCCCTTATGGAAGAAGCTAATTGATAAAGGAATGACAAAGGAACAGTTAAGAAAAGCCTTAGGTTTATCCCCGTCAACTATTGCAAAAATGGGACGTGGGGAAAAAATATCACTTCAAATTATAGAAAAGCTATGCCAGTATTTTAATTGCCAACCTGGGGATCTGTTCGAGTATATCCCCGATAAATAGGGGGAATAATTTCACTCTCTTTTTTTATGGACTAACCATCAGCATAAATAAGGCTGTGTCACCTTTGATTTCCCCTAATGAGCGGAATTAAACTCCGGTCACGTGGGGGTATTACATGCCTGTCGGATATTGTCGAAATATTTGTCAAGGATTATCACTTAATATGTCGAAGAATGAAGTACAAAGGATGCAACCCCATGAAGAAAAGAGGGGATGTTTTGTGCGTAAAATACTGATTATGCTTTTGCTTGTGCTTATGCTATTTTTAACCCTGGTCAGTTCTTTACAAGCAGCAACATATAATGATAATGACCAATTAAAAATTGCCGTCATTATTAACTCGCTAGAATCTAAAAAAACCAATAATGAACAGGCTAAGAAAGATATTGAAAACTTAAAAAGTTATTATTTAAGAAAGATCCCCTTTATCAGAAATGCGGCTCATGAGGGTATCGTCATAAATAATGCGGATGGCTCCGCACCAGTTTTGGTTTCTACAAACGTACCGAAATGGTCTATAAATATTCCTACCAATATCACCATATCCCTGACTTTTGATAAACCAATTAAGTTTGGTAATAAAAAAATCCAAATATATGATTGGGATACATTCGATGACATACAAATAGACACACATATTGATGGAAATACATTATTCATTGATCCGGTAAATAACTTTAGTAGCTATTCAAAATATATGTTAGATCTAGATGACGCTGCTATTAGTAGCTTAGATGGTTTTGGCAATGAAAGTATATATTATAGTTTTTGCACTTGCGGTTGCCCAGATTGTATTGGTTCACCGCCAGAATTACTTTCTATGAATGTGCCTGAATGGTCAATAAACGTACCAATAGACACAACATTTTCTTTCACTTTTAACAAAACGATAATAAAAGGCAATGATAAAATCCAAATATATGATTGGGATACTTTTGAAGATGTTCAGATTAGTACCACCATTACCAATAATACTTTATATATAAATCCTACAGATAACCTTCAACCATATACTAAATATATGCTTGTTATAGAGGATGAGGCAATAAGCGATCTCAACTGCGTTGGAAACGAAGAATTGTTTTATAGTTTTACTACATGTGGTTGTGAATTATGCAGTGGTGAAGCCCCCTATCTTGTATCTACGAATGTTCCCGAGTGGTCAATTAATATTCCGATAAATACTACACTAACTCTATCTTTTGACAAACCTATAATGATTGGAAATTCTAAAGTAGAAATATATAATTTTGATACTTATGATAATATTAATATAGATTTAAGTATTAATGGCAGTACTCTTTTTATAAACCCATCTAACAATCTTGATATTTTTACCAAATACATCCTCGATATTGACGATGCTGCAATAAGTGATTTAAACTGTATAGGCAATGAAGAAATATTGTATAGTTTTACAACAAGCGAAGATAAATTCGGCGATATGAATACTGACGGCAGTGTAAATATCCTTGACTTGCTTAATATGGCACAATATATCGGCAGTAAACCAACGGATCCGATTTGGACCGTAGCGCAAAAAGCAGATGTCAATAAGGACGAAATGGTCAACATCCTTGACCTTTTAATGACTGCTCAGTATATAGGCAGTTAGAAATCCCTGACTTTAGCCGAAAACCTTACCAGAAATCACCTGCCAAGCGACTGTGAAAATATTTTTCGGCAAAACGGTGACGGAATAACCTGTCCCCCCATGATTAAAAGGGTGTCAGCAGTATTTATACGCCTCGGAACGCCAAGGGTGTAGGTAGTATCGACACCCTTTTTATGGATTAAAGTTCACACATATCCTGTTACCCAGTTACCATATATTACTAATCCAAATTAAGCCGGCCGGCGGGCTCGCTAGGACCGCAATCTGGGTACCCGTCCGGAAGGACCCAACCGGAAAAACTGCTGGCAGGATGTTTGGTAAGCTGTTTAAGCAATTCCCACTAAAGGGGTGTAAATATTATTGAAACCCCCTTTTTTATGGACTAAACACCCAAAAATGTCCTGAAGTGAAGCGCCCCAAGTGTTTTTTCTGGTTTTCTGATAAGTAAAAATAAGTATTTTTCATAAACCCCCAGATTCATACAGAATGTTTCCATACTGCCCAACCGGTCCCGGCATGAACGACATTTGGGATTTGACCTGTCCCCTATGCCTCATCATCAATTTCAGCCAGTAAATCTGCCGTTTTTCTTCAAACTCTGTCAGTAAAACATTCGTGTCTATAGCCTCATAAGCTGCCATCAAATCGGCTGTATCACACATCTTTTCGAGTTCCTCAGCGGTTTTTCGTTTTTCTTTTCCACCGATAACCCTCTTTACTCATTTTCCCGAAAATTTGCGTTTTGCTCTGCCAGCGGTCCTGAAACGA
This DNA window, taken from Desulfotomaculum sp., encodes the following:
- a CDS encoding XRE family transcriptional regulator, with translation MSFSYNPLWKKLIDKGMTKEQLRKALGLSPSTIAKMGRGEKISLQIIEKLCQYFNCQPGDLFEYIPDK